The Virgibacillus phasianinus genome includes a window with the following:
- a CDS encoding DUF302 domain-containing protein yields the protein MFHYTVETKKTMEEAIQALENNLKTEGFGVLWQFDIKETLQNKGFDFNQSYQVLEVCSPKEAYHMLTKNQMVGYFLPCKMVVYEDTGKIKIGMPRPTVLVEMVEDESIKEKAAEIENKLIVCMDQSI from the coding sequence ATGTTTCATTATACGGTGGAAACAAAGAAAACAATGGAAGAAGCTATTCAGGCATTGGAAAATAACTTGAAGACAGAGGGTTTTGGAGTTCTATGGCAGTTTGATATTAAGGAGACACTGCAAAACAAAGGATTCGATTTCAATCAATCTTATCAAGTTTTAGAGGTATGCAGTCCGAAAGAGGCTTACCACATGTTAACGAAGAACCAAATGGTTGGCTATTTCCTTCCGTGCAAGATGGTTGTATATGAGGATACTGGAAAAATAAAAATTGGCATGCCCAGGCCAACTGTATTAGTGGAAATGGTTGAAGATGAATCAATAAAGGAAAAGGCAGCGGAAATTGAAAATAAGTTAATTGTCTGTATGGATCAAAGTATTTAA
- a CDS encoding holin — MEEILLLSSVLAPVVLALVELVKRTINLKKNFIPMVSLVIGLLIGAAAYPFTDFDLAMRLWSGGLAGMAGTGLFELFKKNEGYTKQKDKRI; from the coding sequence ATGGAAGAAATATTATTACTTTCCTCCGTTTTGGCACCCGTAGTCTTGGCCTTAGTAGAGTTGGTTAAAAGGACCATTAATTTAAAGAAAAATTTCATTCCAATGGTGAGTTTAGTCATCGGGTTATTAATCGGTGCCGCTGCTTATCCATTCACTGATTTTGATTTAGCTATGCGTTTATGGTCTGGTGGTTTAGCTGGAATGGCTGGAACTGGATTATTTGAGCTATTTAAAAAGAATGAAGGATATACAAAGCAGAAAGATAAACGGATTTAA
- a CDS encoding CDGSH iron-sulfur domain-containing protein produces the protein MSDKLQIKVNDNGSLRVSGDIELVDGEGNAYTTKRIFSLCRCGHSSTKPFCDGTHKKIGFESKPRV, from the coding sequence ATGAGTGACAAATTGCAAATTAAGGTAAACGATAACGGATCTTTACGTGTTTCTGGTGACATCGAGTTGGTAGATGGGGAAGGAAATGCATACACCACAAAAAGAATATTTTCGCTCTGCCGTTGTGGCCATTCATCAACGAAACCATTTTGTGATGGTACACATAAGAAGATAGGATTTGAGAGTAAGCCTAGGGTTTAG
- a CDS encoding aminoglycoside phosphotransferase family protein translates to MKDQLHSIAWKDKTVKLDELLCHSRLRFETMNQGNEAEVTKISTESESFVLKSWNLDSKPNIRFQYNLLNALSAHEITVSEAIGWGVNAEGNHVLLTTFDGEPIRRFNREMLTKTALVLVDLHKIPTKALDVTMPTYNFIDYFYHPEIEKYPDIHEVIKALLEKVQVQQNCVIHGDFHFENIVEKNGKYAIIDWTNGQLGDQRYDFAWSYTLLRIYSPSDWESTMFRSVYFKENQLDEEEIEIFEALACLRWIFLNRNKSVPIRRDTIKRVKRVLRNNPYLAKISI, encoded by the coding sequence TTGAAGGATCAATTACATAGCATCGCGTGGAAAGATAAAACGGTCAAACTTGATGAGTTATTGTGCCACAGTAGATTGCGTTTTGAGACTATGAATCAAGGAAACGAAGCGGAAGTGACCAAAATTAGCACCGAATCGGAAAGCTTTGTGTTAAAATCCTGGAATCTTGATTCAAAACCAAATATCAGGTTCCAATATAATTTGCTAAATGCTCTTTCTGCACATGAAATAACTGTTTCAGAAGCAATAGGGTGGGGAGTGAATGCGGAAGGGAACCATGTACTTTTAACAACATTTGATGGAGAGCCAATTAGGAGATTCAATAGGGAAATGCTGACGAAAACTGCCCTTGTATTAGTGGATTTGCATAAGATCCCGACCAAGGCACTTGATGTAACCATGCCAACGTATAATTTTATCGATTATTTTTATCATCCTGAAATAGAAAAATATCCTGATATACATGAAGTAATAAAAGCTTTACTAGAAAAAGTACAAGTTCAACAGAATTGTGTTATTCATGGTGACTTTCATTTTGAGAATATCGTAGAGAAGAATGGGAAGTATGCAATAATCGATTGGACCAATGGGCAACTGGGCGATCAACGATATGATTTTGCTTGGTCCTATACATTGCTTAGGATATACAGCCCATCCGACTGGGAATCAACTATGTTTCGTTCTGTTTATTTCAAGGAAAACCAGCTAGATGAAGAGGAAATTGAAATTTTTGAGGCTTTGGCGTGCTTGAGATGGATATTTCTAAACCGTAATAAAAGCGTCCCTATAAGGCGAGATACAATAAAACGTGTAAAGCGTGTATTACGAAATAATCCCTATCTAGCAAAAATCTCAATATAA
- a CDS encoding 2-hydroxyacid dehydrogenase has protein sequence MNKPKVIAYQELPDVAVNQLKEHVNLIHIKNLEQDYKTFLNELKDSQGLIGMGLPVSADLLEQAPELKIVSNISVGYDNFDLEEMNKHSVMGTNTPDVLTDTTADAMMALVLAAARRVPELDRFVKDKKWTEMVGMEEYGIDVHHKKLGIIGMGRIGAAVAKRAHFGFDMEILYHNRSKKENEFGAQYCSLDDLLAESDYVLLMAPANKNTPPIMGEKQFSQMKESAIFINGSRGENVDEKALIKSLKADQIYAAALDVFEKEPIQTDNELLQLKNVVTVPHIGSATFETRMKMFDLAMKNLLQGLNHQEPVNLVNKEAIM, from the coding sequence ATGAATAAACCAAAAGTTATTGCCTATCAAGAGCTGCCGGATGTTGCTGTTAACCAGCTTAAGGAGCATGTAAATTTGATTCATATCAAGAATTTGGAACAGGATTATAAGACTTTTTTAAATGAGTTAAAGGATTCTCAAGGATTAATTGGTATGGGGCTGCCAGTTTCTGCGGACCTTTTGGAGCAGGCTCCAGAGCTTAAAATTGTCAGCAATATTTCTGTTGGTTATGACAATTTTGATCTGGAGGAAATGAACAAGCATAGTGTGATGGGGACGAATACCCCTGATGTTTTAACAGACACAACTGCCGATGCAATGATGGCCTTGGTGCTTGCCGCTGCTAGAAGAGTTCCAGAACTGGATCGATTTGTTAAGGATAAGAAGTGGACGGAAATGGTTGGGATGGAAGAGTACGGAATTGATGTTCACCATAAAAAGTTGGGTATTATTGGGATGGGCCGAATTGGTGCTGCAGTTGCAAAACGTGCTCATTTTGGCTTTGATATGGAAATTCTATATCACAACAGATCAAAAAAGGAAAACGAATTTGGCGCTCAATATTGTAGCCTTGATGACCTTTTAGCGGAATCTGACTATGTTCTGCTGATGGCCCCTGCAAATAAAAATACTCCGCCAATTATGGGCGAAAAGCAATTCTCCCAAATGAAGGAATCAGCGATATTCATAAATGGATCACGTGGCGAAAATGTCGATGAAAAAGCTTTAATTAAGAGCTTGAAGGCTGACCAAATTTACGCAGCTGCCTTGGATGTATTTGAAAAAGAACCAATTCAAACGGATAACGAACTGCTGCAGTTAAAAAATGTGGTCACCGTCCCGCATATTGGTTCAGCAACATTTGAAACCAGAATGAAAATGTTCGATTTAGCCATGAAGAATCTATTGCAAGGACTGAATCATCAAGAGCCAGTAAACCTGGTCAACAAAGAGGCAATCATGTAG
- a CDS encoding FAD-binding dehydrogenase, with protein MDADVIVVGAGLAGLVATAEIADKGKKVLLLDQEPEVSLGGQAWWSFGGLFLIDSPEQRRMGVRDSKELAWQDWLGTAGFDRDNDEDYWGRKWAEAYVDFAAGEKRAWLRNMGIRFFPVVGWAERGGYLADGHGNSVPRFHIVWGTGPGIVAPFERRVRKHIKNGMVIYKPRYRVDDLITEGGTVVGVHGSLLKDSYAARGRESTREVIDDFQYRAEAVLVSSGGIGANHDLIRKSWPSRLGKPPEHMISGVPAHVDGRMLTIAEDAGGRVVNRDRMWHYTEGLNNWNPIWKNHGIRILPGPSSIWLDAEGNRFQAPNFPGFDTLGTLEAIQKTGYDYSWFVLTQKIIEQEFTLSGSEQNPDLTAKSIKKVLSRVLPGPTSPVKAFMDKGEDFVVADNIDNLVIGMNKLTGKRLLDRDNIFRQIEARDREIDNTFTKDLQVTAIRGARNYIGDKLIRAAKPHKILDHKNGPLIAVRLHIVSRKTLGGLQTDLTGQVLNKSGEAIPGLYAAGEVSGFGGGGVHGYRALEGTFLGGCIFSGREAGRGIVEKLN; from the coding sequence ATGGACGCAGATGTTATTGTAGTGGGAGCAGGACTTGCCGGATTGGTTGCGACAGCGGAAATCGCTGATAAAGGTAAAAAGGTTTTGCTATTGGACCAGGAACCAGAGGTATCGCTTGGCGGCCAAGCGTGGTGGTCATTCGGTGGATTATTTTTAATCGATTCCCCCGAACAACGGCGGATGGGTGTAAGAGACTCGAAGGAATTAGCGTGGCAGGATTGGCTTGGTACAGCAGGTTTTGACAGGGATAATGATGAAGATTACTGGGGCAGGAAATGGGCAGAGGCATATGTCGACTTTGCTGCAGGTGAAAAACGTGCATGGCTGCGTAATATGGGTATACGCTTTTTTCCAGTAGTTGGATGGGCAGAACGTGGTGGTTATCTGGCAGATGGCCATGGTAATTCGGTACCAAGATTTCATATTGTGTGGGGGACAGGCCCCGGAATCGTCGCCCCGTTTGAACGACGGGTTCGTAAGCATATAAAAAATGGAATGGTTATTTACAAACCACGGTATCGTGTCGACGATTTAATTACTGAGGGTGGCACGGTTGTTGGTGTGCATGGGTCGTTACTAAAGGATAGCTATGCTGCGCGCGGCAGGGAAAGTACAAGGGAGGTCATTGATGATTTCCAATACCGGGCAGAGGCGGTATTGGTCTCTAGTGGTGGAATCGGAGCTAATCATGACCTGATTCGTAAAAGTTGGCCAAGCCGGCTTGGAAAACCCCCTGAACACATGATTTCGGGTGTACCGGCACATGTTGACGGACGGATGCTCACAATAGCAGAAGATGCTGGCGGACGAGTCGTGAATCGGGATCGAATGTGGCATTATACAGAAGGATTAAACAACTGGAATCCAATTTGGAAGAACCATGGCATCCGGATACTTCCCGGTCCGTCATCTATTTGGCTGGACGCTGAGGGGAACCGGTTCCAGGCTCCAAATTTTCCCGGATTCGATACGCTTGGGACGCTTGAAGCAATTCAAAAAACTGGTTATGATTATTCCTGGTTTGTGTTGACGCAAAAAATTATCGAACAGGAATTTACACTGTCAGGATCAGAACAAAATCCAGATTTAACTGCAAAAAGTATAAAAAAAGTATTAAGCAGGGTACTTCCTGGGCCAACTTCACCAGTTAAGGCATTCATGGATAAAGGAGAAGACTTTGTTGTTGCGGATAATATCGACAACCTCGTAATTGGCATGAACAAACTTACCGGCAAAAGATTATTGGACCGGGATAACATTTTTCGGCAAATTGAGGCACGTGACAGGGAAATTGACAATACATTTACTAAGGACTTGCAGGTTACTGCAATTCGCGGCGCCCGCAACTATATTGGTGATAAATTAATTAGGGCTGCGAAGCCGCATAAGATATTAGATCATAAAAATGGACCGCTTATTGCGGTACGATTACATATTGTCAGCCGCAAGACGCTGGGAGGTTTACAAACTGACTTAACTGGACAGGTACTTAATAAGTCAGGAGAAGCCATTCCTGGGCTTTATGCAGCCGGTGAGGTGTCAGGCTTCGGTGGTGGAGGTGTACACGGCTATCGGGCTTTAGAAGGTACATTCTTGGGTGGATGCATATTCAGCGGACGTGAAGCTGGAAGAGGAATTGTTGAAAAACTAAATTAA
- a CDS encoding RNA polymerase sigma factor has translation MKKNKTEDIFIQFIVENKENFYRLAFSYVKNAEDALDIVQESIEKTIAKKASLKDGQSIKSWFYKIVVNTSLDFLRKHKKMSLVDEEALEYFISGENDVYQDIDLQRSLDELPMKFKSIIILRFFEDLQIDEVAEILHENTNTIKTRLYKALKLLRIKMNGSSF, from the coding sequence ATGAAGAAAAACAAGACAGAGGATATATTTATCCAATTCATCGTAGAAAACAAAGAAAATTTCTATCGGCTGGCATTTAGTTATGTAAAAAATGCTGAAGATGCCCTGGATATAGTTCAGGAATCAATTGAAAAGACGATTGCAAAAAAAGCTTCCTTGAAGGATGGCCAATCGATTAAAAGCTGGTTTTATAAAATAGTAGTAAATACATCCCTGGATTTTTTAAGGAAGCATAAGAAGATGTCTTTGGTTGATGAAGAGGCCTTGGAGTATTTTATCTCCGGAGAAAATGATGTTTACCAGGATATTGATTTACAAAGGTCGTTAGACGAATTGCCGATGAAATTCAAGAGCATTATTATATTAAGGTTTTTTGAGGATTTACAAATTGATGAAGTGGCAGAGATACTGCATGAAAACACAAACACGATAAAAACTCGATTATATAAAGCACTGAAATTACTAAGGATAAAAATGAATGGATCATCATTTTGA
- a CDS encoding DUF3298 domain-containing protein produces MDKKLEDLKKKYMETPIPKELDEVVQSAIKRNEKKSRRPIPKSLIGLAAAMVILLVSINTSPAFAKSLAKIPVVGPVIEVLTIQEIHVKDDNYNADIRVPEVNNFENKGLEKSLNQKYLKENKQLYETFKKKMEELEAKGGGHLSIDSNYKVITDNAQIFTIKRSVVKTEASSYTTVKYDTIDKQKQIMLTLPILFKNDDYIEAISEAVKDQMRVKMKKDPNQIYWVSGAGVEDLNLVNEFEHITADQSFYINEDYKLVIVFDEYEVAPGYMGTSEFVIPTKKIEKELVGDDYIK; encoded by the coding sequence ATGGATAAAAAGCTGGAAGATCTAAAAAAGAAGTACATGGAAACACCTATTCCAAAAGAACTCGATGAAGTGGTTCAATCTGCTATTAAGCGAAATGAAAAGAAATCACGTCGACCTATTCCTAAGTCTCTAATTGGATTAGCCGCAGCAATGGTTATCTTACTGGTAAGTATAAATACAAGCCCAGCATTCGCAAAAAGTCTAGCGAAGATACCTGTTGTCGGGCCTGTCATAGAAGTATTGACAATACAAGAGATTCATGTGAAAGATGATAATTACAATGCGGATATAAGGGTTCCTGAGGTAAATAACTTTGAAAATAAAGGTCTTGAAAAAAGCCTTAATCAAAAATATTTGAAGGAAAACAAGCAATTATATGAAACATTCAAGAAAAAGATGGAAGAACTAGAAGCAAAAGGCGGCGGCCATTTAAGTATTGATTCTAACTATAAAGTGATAACAGACAACGCTCAAATCTTTACGATAAAACGATCTGTTGTGAAAACGGAGGCATCATCTTATACGACTGTTAAATACGATACGATCGATAAACAGAAACAAATCATGCTGACACTTCCAATACTTTTTAAAAATGATGATTATATTGAAGCGATTAGTGAAGCTGTTAAGGACCAAATGCGAGTTAAAATGAAAAAAGACCCGAATCAAATTTACTGGGTTAGCGGTGCAGGAGTAGAAGACTTAAACCTTGTTAATGAATTTGAACATATTACCGCCGATCAAAGCTTCTACATTAATGAGGATTATAAGTTAGTAATCGTCTTCGATGAATATGAAGTGGCCCCTGGTTACATGGGTACCAGTGAGTTTGTTATTCCAACTAAGAAAATCGAAAAAGAATTAGTAGGCGACGACTATATTAAGTAA
- a CDS encoding polysaccharide deacetylase family protein, translated as MNKHRHLNRRGKLMVLMLSITALLLFIGLIGGNKNEKADQRVSSIPATPAAQLLSSFAPKKAFANSKLDQSIQSKEDNQEKTIYLTFDDGPTSHTSQLMDTLNQYNAKATFFMLGPNIRSHPSVVKRAVEEGFGIGLHGISHSVEQIYASKSAPLEEMTKDQSILQKITGLETDLVRLPYGSIPYLTVDMRELLNEGGFNIWDWNVDSRDWELKDGSYIKNTIQEIQEVEQRGETPVVLMHDKQETIRYLPELLAYLQQEGYKTKKLTNGIPALTFRCAGRCRALNS; from the coding sequence ATGAATAAACATAGACATTTAAATCGCAGGGGTAAACTTATGGTATTAATGCTGTCAATCACTGCATTGCTTCTGTTTATTGGATTGATAGGAGGTAATAAGAATGAAAAGGCCGATCAAAGGGTTTCATCCATTCCGGCTACCCCGGCAGCACAATTATTATCATCGTTTGCACCTAAGAAGGCTTTTGCAAATTCCAAATTAGATCAATCCATCCAAAGTAAAGAAGATAATCAGGAAAAGACAATCTATTTAACATTTGATGATGGACCAACGTCACATACAAGTCAATTAATGGATACACTTAATCAATACAATGCTAAGGCGACGTTTTTCATGCTAGGTCCAAACATACGATCACATCCATCAGTAGTAAAAAGAGCAGTTGAAGAAGGATTCGGAATTGGATTGCACGGTATATCACACAGTGTTGAACAAATATACGCTTCGAAATCAGCACCTTTAGAGGAAATGACAAAGGATCAGAGTATTTTACAAAAAATAACGGGACTGGAGACCGATCTTGTTCGTCTTCCGTATGGCAGTATCCCTTATTTAACAGTGGATATGCGGGAACTGCTCAATGAAGGCGGATTTAACATTTGGGACTGGAATGTTGATAGCAGGGACTGGGAATTAAAGGACGGAAGCTATATAAAAAATACGATTCAGGAGATTCAGGAGGTCGAGCAAAGGGGTGAAACGCCAGTTGTCCTCATGCATGATAAGCAGGAGACAATCCGTTACCTGCCGGAATTATTAGCTTATCTGCAACAAGAAGGATACAAAACGAAAAAGCTGACAAATGGAATACCAGCTTTAACATTTAGATGTGCCGGCCGTTGTCGTGCTCTGAACAGTTAA
- a CDS encoding YkyA family protein, which translates to MFRRIIIVLNCLVLMGFLLTGCHQDEKRAKSIYKSLEKSAHIEQKFADELRQLKKASQSEQTIYNEIIALDINQESEIEKRVENAQTCNQHMRKSLQEAKNSFDNAYKAFLAVKPASEKIKKPKREEEVKSIIQLMEKRKDLFQSYFNKYIDSLKDNKDFYKQLQNEQIKNSRLEEEIEALNQSYSGMKKQEQKFNRSTKRFNAAKQQYYQNAKLDVEDNK; encoded by the coding sequence GTGTTTAGAAGAATAATCATTGTATTAAACTGTCTGGTTCTGATGGGATTTCTGCTTACAGGATGCCATCAGGATGAAAAAAGGGCGAAGAGCATTTATAAAAGCCTGGAAAAGTCAGCACACATTGAACAAAAATTTGCAGATGAATTGAGGCAGTTGAAGAAAGCAAGTCAGAGCGAACAGACTATATATAATGAAATTATTGCGCTAGACATTAATCAAGAAAGTGAAATTGAGAAAAGGGTTGAAAATGCGCAAACGTGCAACCAACATATGAGGAAGTCTTTACAAGAGGCAAAAAATAGCTTCGACAATGCCTATAAGGCCTTCCTGGCAGTCAAACCCGCCTCCGAGAAAATAAAAAAGCCTAAAAGGGAAGAAGAGGTTAAAAGTATAATTCAGCTAATGGAAAAGCGCAAGGACTTATTTCAATCCTATTTCAATAAATATATAGACTCACTTAAGGACAATAAAGATTTTTACAAACAGCTGCAAAATGAACAGATTAAAAATTCCAGACTTGAAGAAGAAATTGAAGCACTCAATCAGTCCTATAGTGGTATGAAAAAGCAGGAACAGAAGTTTAATCGCTCAACAAAACGATTCAACGCGGCAAAACAGCAATATTACCAAAACGCAAAGCTAGATGTAGAGGATAATAAATAA
- a CDS encoding immune inhibitor A domain-containing protein has translation MKKGLILTTTLALSLGFGTVNVGASSVPDSSNLASKVSATVGSPTDLGIANDEKLIEMLKENGTIAQDATAEEAQKALQKFLKAKADNAKSTKEDLPNGLDVKMKDKKKKHDNGLTNGKGNKLGHAKKNKPTTVEEEEYNGEVRSDKVLILAIDYPDYQKSSITKEETDMWYEDYTHEHFQNMIFGENGYEGPNGENLISMKQYYEQQSGGSYTVDGEVAGWYTADHPAAYYGGNVPAPDGSDARARELVYEALTKAAQDPNVDLSEYDVWDRDDYDGDGVLAEPDGLIDHLMVIHAGVGEEAGGGSLGGDAIWSHRWNLGPSPVAVPGASSDSDRFDGQLGAWDYTIEPEDGAAGVFAHEYGHDLGLPDEYDTQYSGEGEAVAYWSLMASGSWAGDVPGTEPPGISAYSKEMLQTLHGGNWLSGTTLNADEVTSEGTSVLLDEAVTKGTNNDAVRVNLPDKSTVVNTPYSGESEYFSGSGNMLDNSMTTSVDLTNATNAELSFQAWYNIEENWDYAFVQVKEEGTEDWVTVEGNITTTNNDHGNNPGFGITGSSDGWDLATFDLSEYAGQNIELRLNYSTDPAAALPGLYADDITVTVDGETVISDDAESESAFTLEGFTKDNGKFYSEHYYLLEWRTHNGVDEGLAHIRRGASLMSYDPGLVVWYVDESYDNNWTGIHPGEGFLGVVDADQHANYWSDGTVGASRYQLHDAAFTMDKTDKMFLDYTALNGLTMKDNFTKRTPVFDDSEDWSNPGLIDAGRNVPEFELKFRVVGQSKDNTVSKVMIYK, from the coding sequence ATGAAAAAAGGACTCATTCTTACCACAACCCTGGCACTTTCATTAGGGTTTGGCACAGTAAACGTTGGCGCATCATCAGTACCTGATTCTAGTAATCTAGCCAGTAAGGTTTCAGCCACAGTTGGATCACCAACAGATTTGGGAATCGCTAATGATGAGAAATTAATAGAGATGCTAAAAGAGAACGGCACGATTGCACAGGATGCAACTGCTGAAGAAGCACAGAAAGCACTGCAAAAGTTTTTAAAGGCAAAGGCTGATAATGCAAAAAGTACAAAAGAAGATTTGCCAAACGGCTTAGATGTAAAAATGAAAGATAAAAAGAAGAAGCATGATAATGGTCTTACAAATGGAAAAGGCAATAAACTGGGACATGCTAAAAAGAATAAACCTACTACTGTAGAAGAGGAAGAATATAACGGTGAGGTTCGTTCTGATAAAGTGCTAATTCTAGCAATTGACTACCCGGATTACCAAAAAAGCTCCATCACAAAAGAAGAAACAGACATGTGGTATGAAGACTATACCCATGAGCATTTTCAAAATATGATTTTTGGTGAAAACGGATATGAAGGCCCTAACGGTGAAAACCTTATTTCCATGAAGCAATATTATGAACAACAATCAGGTGGAAGCTATACTGTAGACGGCGAAGTTGCCGGCTGGTATACCGCTGATCACCCGGCAGCATATTATGGTGGCAATGTTCCTGCCCCGGATGGCAGTGACGCCCGTGCTCGTGAACTTGTTTATGAGGCGCTTACAAAGGCTGCACAAGATCCAAACGTTGACTTAAGTGAATATGATGTTTGGGATCGTGATGACTATGATGGTGATGGTGTCCTTGCTGAACCGGACGGTCTTATTGATCACTTGATGGTTATCCATGCTGGTGTTGGTGAGGAAGCTGGTGGTGGATCTCTTGGTGGAGATGCTATTTGGTCACATCGCTGGAACCTTGGACCTAGTCCCGTAGCTGTTCCTGGTGCATCATCAGACAGTGACCGCTTTGATGGACAATTAGGTGCATGGGATTACACAATCGAACCTGAAGATGGTGCCGCTGGTGTATTTGCCCATGAATATGGCCATGACCTTGGCCTGCCAGATGAATACGATACACAATACAGTGGTGAAGGTGAAGCTGTAGCATACTGGTCACTAATGGCAAGCGGAAGCTGGGCTGGGGACGTTCCTGGGACAGAACCTCCTGGAATCAGTGCTTATTCAAAGGAAATGCTACAAACCCTTCATGGTGGTAACTGGTTAAGTGGAACTACGCTTAATGCTGATGAGGTCACTAGTGAAGGAACATCTGTACTTCTCGATGAGGCAGTAACAAAAGGAACAAATAATGACGCTGTACGCGTGAATTTGCCGGACAAATCCACGGTTGTAAACACACCATATAGTGGTGAAAGTGAATACTTCAGTGGAAGTGGTAATATGCTTGATAATTCAATGACCACTTCTGTTGACTTAACAAATGCTACAAATGCAGAATTAAGCTTTCAGGCGTGGTACAACATTGAAGAGAATTGGGATTATGCTTTTGTACAGGTAAAAGAAGAAGGCACTGAAGATTGGGTAACAGTTGAAGGTAATATTACTACAACAAATAACGATCACGGTAACAACCCTGGATTTGGAATTACTGGATCATCAGATGGTTGGGACCTTGCAACATTTGACTTATCCGAGTATGCCGGACAAAATATCGAATTACGATTAAATTATTCAACAGATCCTGCTGCCGCACTTCCTGGTCTATATGCTGACGACATCACTGTTACAGTAGATGGTGAAACAGTTATTTCTGATGACGCTGAAAGTGAGTCAGCATTTACACTGGAAGGCTTCACAAAGGACAACGGTAAGTTCTATTCTGAACATTACTATTTACTAGAATGGAGAACGCATAACGGAGTGGACGAAGGTCTTGCTCACATCCGTCGTGGTGCTAGTCTAATGAGCTATGACCCAGGTTTAGTTGTATGGTATGTGGATGAATCATATGATAATAACTGGACAGGCATTCATCCTGGTGAAGGATTCCTAGGAGTAGTTGATGCAGACCAGCATGCAAACTACTGGAGTGATGGCACTGTTGGAGCATCCCGCTACCAACTGCATGATGCAGCATTCACTATGGATAAAACAGATAAAATGTTCTTAGATTATACTGCTTTAAATGGTCTCACAATGAAAGACAACTTTACAAAACGTACACCTGTCTTTGACGACAGTGAAGACTGGAGCAACCCAGGTCTAATTGACGCTGGTCGTAATGTCCCAGAATTCGAATTAAAATTCCGTGTTGTTGGACAAAGCAAGGATAACACTGTTAGTAAAGTAATGATTTACAAGTAA
- a CDS encoding YitT family protein, with the protein MPRNFENIKEANRPKKAAKSRLLKRIIFVPIGAMIVAVGLEIFLVPNNIIDGGIIGISILTSYLSNINLGLLLVLFNLPFLILGYKQIGKTFAITTLVGDLILGIGVAYLHDIPVITNDLLLASVFGGMCLGVGVGLIIRHGGSLDGTEILAILFNKATPFSVGEIVMFINVFILGSAGFVFGWDRAMYSLIAYFIAYKTIDLTIEGLDQSKSVWIISDQHQEIGDAINARLGRGVTYLNGEGAYTGDDKRVIFTVITRLEEAKVKNIVEEKDDSAFLAVGDIHDVKGGRFKKRAIH; encoded by the coding sequence ATGCCACGTAATTTCGAAAATATTAAAGAAGCCAACCGTCCAAAAAAGGCTGCTAAATCCAGGCTACTGAAGCGAATAATTTTTGTACCAATCGGTGCAATGATTGTGGCAGTTGGACTGGAAATCTTTTTAGTTCCCAACAACATCATCGATGGAGGTATCATTGGCATCTCCATTCTTACATCCTATCTGTCCAATATAAATCTCGGTTTACTGCTTGTCCTCTTTAACCTTCCATTTCTAATACTCGGCTACAAACAAATTGGGAAAACCTTCGCAATCACAACTTTAGTCGGTGACCTAATTCTCGGGATTGGTGTAGCGTACCTGCACGACATTCCTGTCATAACAAATGATTTGCTGCTCGCCTCTGTTTTTGGAGGGATGTGTCTTGGTGTTGGAGTAGGACTCATTATCCGCCATGGTGGATCACTGGATGGCACAGAGATTTTGGCAATTCTATTTAACAAGGCAACCCCATTCTCAGTTGGTGAAATTGTCATGTTCATCAATGTCTTTATTCTGGGAAGTGCCGGTTTTGTTTTTGGATGGGATCGTGCCATGTATTCACTGATTGCCTACTTCATTGCCTATAAGACGATTGACCTTACGATAGAAGGATTGGATCAGTCCAAGTCGGTATGGATTATTAGTGACCAGCACCAGGAAATTGGTGACGCAATTAACGCACGCCTTGGACGGGGTGTTACTTACCTCAATGGTGAAGGTGCATATACCGGGGACGATAAACGGGTGATTTTCACTGTCATTACCAGACTTGAAGAAGCTAAGGTGAAAAATATCGTAGAAGAAAAAGATGACTCTGCATTTCTGGCAGTCGGTGACATTCACGACGTTAAAGGCGGACGATTTAAGAAAAGGGCTATTCATTAG